The genomic stretch TATATAATTAGGGTCAATTTTTATTGAAGATAATGTATCGAGGTTCCCCGCATAGGTCAGCTTGTCATAATTAATAATTTTTGCCTGGCCGGTTCTCACGAGATTGAGGATAAAGTTTCCACCAATAAAGCCGGCGCCACCTGTAATAAAAAATGTTTTCACTTCTGTAAATACCTGTCGGAAGATGATACAACAAGAGAAGTAAATTGAAATTAAACCTCTAAGTGGAGTATAAGTGGTTAAGCTTATATATTCAAGCCAATACACTTTGCTGACTTTACTAGGATAATTTACTAAAGATATTCAAATTTAAAAGGATAATAATGCGCCAATCATCTATTGCGGTTGTGGTTGTAAATTGGAACTCAGGAAAATATCTGGAAAAATGTTTGCAAAACTTAAGGGATCAGACCTTATCTCCAACCCGGGTTTTGGTGGTGGATAATGCCAGTACCGATGATTCTATAGATGGCCTTGAACAAAGATTCCATGATTGGGAGTTTATTCATTTAGAAAAAAATACTGGTTTTGCATACGCTAATAACCTGGCGGTCAAACAGGTGGATGATTGTGATTGGGTTACATTTTTAAACCCGGATGCTTTTGCTCGACCTGACTGGCTGGAAAAATTAATGAGCGCGGTTGAACGGTTTCCTGATGCGAAGATGTTTGGCAGTCATATGCTTGGATACAAAAATGATCTGATAGATGGAACGGGAGATATCTATCACGTATCTGGAATTGCATGGAGAAGAGACCATGGCGTGGAATCCTCAAAAATTCAAAGGGAGTCCGGAGAAATATTCTCACCTTGTGCCGCTGCAGCCTTAATCTCCAGGCAGGTTTTTCTGGAAGCCGGTGGTTTTGATGAACATTTCTATTGCTATAATGAAGATGTAGATCTCAGTTTTCGTCTGCGCTTGATTGGGCATCGGTGCATTTATGTTTCGGATGCTATTGTAGAGCATGTTGGGTCAGGCACTACTTCCAGGTACAGTGATTTTGCTGTATACCATGGCCAAAGAAACCTGATTTGGTCTTATGTCCGAAATATGCCTGGGATATGGTTCTGGTTTTTTTTACCACAGCATATTCTGTTTAGTTTGTCTTCAATGATTCGGTTTTCACTGAATGGAAAAGCTGTGCCAGTTTTTAAGGCGAGAATAGATGCTTTGAAAGAGCTTCCCAGAATTTGGACGCTTCGACAGAAAACACAAAGCTCCAGAACTGTGTCAGGGCGCACAGTGATTAGATCTATGGATACGAATTTCTGGACGCCCTATATCCAGAAGAAAATCAATTTTTCAATTTCTGGTTAAGAAGTTGGTTGATTTCTTTCTCCAGAGATGTGCTCTTGTTATAGGTCAAGGCAATTTCCAGGTGCTTGCGTGCAAGAGCAGGGTCTCCGTTAGAATCAAGAATCAATTTCCCAAGGTTGTAATGCGAGTCTGGTAATTGCGGATAATGCTTTATCGATTCATGAAAGGCTTCCCATGCTTTCTCATATTGGTTTTGCCTGATAAATAGTATGCCGAGATTGTTCTGAGCTTTGGCCGAGTCAAGTCCTCCTCCCTGAATTTTCTGGTATGCTTTTTCCGCCAGCCCCACTTCCCCTTTTTCCTGATATATTTTTCCTTTTAACAGTAGTCCTTTGGGAGAGCCTGGAACTTTTTGCAGATAGAAATGTATGTATTTCTCGGCCTCCTCAAAAGAGTTCAATTGCAGGTTGATGCGTGCCAGGTTGAGGTCCAGACTTGGAGGCATGGGATACCCCCATTTATATAAAATATATCTTTCTCTTGCGCGAAGAAATTCCTCGCGGGCACGTTGAAACTCTCCGCGAGAAGCTAAATAAGTGCCTAGATTCAAATATCCAATCGGCAGGGTAGGCTCAAGCTCAATGGCTTTCTGAAATTCTTTCTCTGCCAGATCAAACTTTCCGCCTTGGGTGTATATGCTTCCCAGGTTGCTGTGGGCAAAAGCTCTGTAAAATTCATCTGCTGCGGAACGGGATAGTTTTAATAGCGGTACAAAAGCTTGTTGATAACGTCTGTCCTCCAAATAAAAATGACTGAGATTATGAAGAACCTTGAGGTCGGCGGGGGATTTTTTATAGGTGTCTTCCCAGAGTTGTATGTTCGAACGGTAGACCGAGTTTCTGGTTATTAATTGGGAGCCCAAAATCATCAAAAAAACTACCAGCATTATCAGGCATGGTCTTTTGAATGAGCTTTCCGCTTTTATGAAAAATAAGTGATAAAAGATATAAGAGGTCAATATGCTGAGACCCAAAGAAGGCAGGTATAAATTCCTTTCACTCAGCAAGTCTGCGCGAGGTAAAAAACTGTTTGTGGGAGAGAGAGTAATGAGAAACCATAATATGGAAAAAGATATAACCGGGGATATTTTTCGAAAGTTTCTAATTAAAGCAAATAATGCTGTCAGCCAAAATATAACGGGTATGATGTTAAAAAAAGAAAGCCATTGGTTTGGGAAATCATAATCAAAAGTCAGGTTGATTGGAAACAGGCTGATCTTTATCGCATACATCAATACCCTGGTTTGAGCCAGTGCATAATTGATATCTATTTTGCCCAGCCCATTCATGACAATTTTGTTCATACCAGGTGTGAGGATGAAAAATGCGACAACTAAACAACCAATCGGCAGATAGATGGAAAATAACCGGATTTTGAAGGGATGCCAGCTTTCATTTCTCATGAAGCATAAATCATATAAAACTATGATTATTGGAAATGTAATGGTGGTTTCCTTGCTGAGAAGTGCAAGGCCAAACGCCAAAAGTGATAAGGAATAAAAAAGTGGAATAAATCGATAACTTCTTCGTTCACTACCCAAAATAAAAAACAGCAAAGCCAGCAGGAAAAAAAAGCCGCCTATCCCGCTTGCTCTTCCAGACAGATATGTGACAGCCTCAGTGTTGACAGGGTTGAGGGCAAATGTAAAAGCTATGATTGATGACAGGCCTATTACATCTTTAGTGTCCCATTTAGTGGTCTTACTGAAAGTTTTGAAACCTATAATGAGGATGGTCGCCGATGATAAAAAATGAAACAGTACATTGACCAAATGGTAGCTTAATGGGTTTAGTCCGCTTAGAGAATGGTTTAGGCTGAAGCTGAGGTAGAAAAGATGGCGATATTGGATAGGCCAGAAGCTGTTATATCTGTCTGGGCCGCTAAGCTTGATATTTTGTAATAATGCCTGGTCATCAAAATTGAAAGGCGAGAACAGGGTATTTGCATAGGTGATTGAAATAAGGAAAAATATTGCAAGGCTGGATAAAAACAACCTCGCTTTGATTGAAAAGGAGGCATTCATGATGTTTTCTTTTTCTCGAAAAACTTAAGGATGAAAACCAGAATGGCAACGTTTACTAAAATAAAAACAAAATAAATGGGTATAAAATGGGGAATAAGATTGATCCTGAATACAGGTACCATTGCGGTCAAATCAAAATAGAAACCAATTACAAATAGTATGGCAATGGTTTTCCGCGGCGAAAAACCCAATTCCCCCATTCTGTGATGGAAGTGGTTGGCATCCTTGGTGAACGGGCTTCTTCCTTTCGTGATTCTTCTGAAAAAAGCGAAGGTGGTATCCATGATGGGGATGAGCAGAGTAATAACAGGGATAAGATAATATATCTCATCAGTATAGCCTTGATTGAGAGGCAGTAAGGTGATGAGGGAGATTAATAGTCCTAGTGGAAGACTTCCGGTATCTCCGAGAATAATTCTCGCAGGTGGTAAATTGAAAAAGAAAAAGCCGAGGGTGCTTCCCGCCAGAACTACTGCCAGAAAAGAGGATTCAATAATACCGCGCTCAAGATAGACAAAGGTCAAAGTCAGGCAAGAGAAAAAAATAATCCCCGGTGCCAGACCATCCATGCCGTCTATCAGATTAATTGCGTTAGTGATACCTACTATCCATAAAATTGTCAGCAGAATTGAAAAGGGTCCCAGGTCAATCAGGCTGCCGATACGTTCTATTTGAAATCCTGCAAAATAAAGAATAATAGCGATAACGATTTGCACGAACAGTTTTAAGCGGGGAGGACAGTCAGTTGCATCGTCATAAATACCTAGAAGAAACATCAACCCAACCCCCAAAGTCAATGTGGCAAAAAGGTTGACATTGCGTGCATCCACCATGCCCAGGAGCAACAATATCCAGAGTGTCGCCAGAAAAGAAAGAATAACTGGGACTCCACCGAAAGGGCTGACGCTTTCCTTGGCTAATATTGGGAAGCGGTTCAATATGAACGTGAGAAAATTGAAGCTTTTTAAGGTTTTTATCAGATATAACGTGAGACAAAATGACAAGATCAGAGCTGTAAAATAGCCCTCCAGATACACTTCCCCTGAAATTTGGAATGTTTCAAACTTCATTTGAAAGTATCCCTGGTGGGAGTTTCTTTAAATAGATTGAATGCAAGCTGAGAAAAGCATCGTAAGGTTATTGCAAAATTGACGATTATTTTTGCCAAAGGATTTTTTGCGTAATGTTTTCCGTAATAATGCTTCATGCCTTGATGGCGTTTAATTATGATTGCGACAGGCACTTTACTGTTGCTGGTATTGACATGATGAGTTATTTCGGCTGATGGAAAATACATCACTTTATATCCTGATTGAGAGATGGTTCTGCAAAGGTCGATATCTTCATTGAATAAAAAGTATTGCTCGTCAAATCCATTTACTTTTTCAAATACTGCACGAGGTACCATGAGACAACATCCGGATAACCAGTCGACTTCCCGGTTCTCATCGTGGCTGAAATCTTTCATTAGATAATTCACTGTATAGGGGTTATCTGGGAACCATTTTGAAAGTAGGGAATAACGGTTGAAAAAACCTGTCATAAGAGTTGGGAAACGTCTGCAGGAGTATTGCAGACTTCCATCCTCATTCAATACCTTTGGTCCCAGTGCCCCTACATCTGCGTTCGATTTCAAGAAGGCAACCATTTTCTCTATAGCTTGATCGGTTAAAATAGTGTCGGGGTTTAAAAAAAGAAGTGTTTCGCCTTTTGCTGACCTGACAGCTTGGTTATTGGCCTTGGCGAAGCCAACATTTTGAGTGTTCTGAATCAACTGGACTTGAGGATAAGACTCTTTCAAAGAAAGCATTCCCGAGTCGTTCTGGCTGTTATCTACAATGATGACTTCAAAAGATATTTCCCGCAGAGTGTGGTAAATGGACTCCAGACAATTTCTGAGGGGAGTGCTGTTGTTATAACTGACGATGATGCAGGAAAGGTTCACGGTCTCAGCCGACTCTTCAGGAAGGAGGAAAAGAAACTCAATCTAAATTATTGCCCAATTTGGATAGGATTTCAATATGGTAAGAAAATTACCCTGTTTATGAGAACTATTTCAGATAAACCAGACTCCTTTTCTTAAAGTTGTTTGATGGTGTTTTTGGGTGCATCTACTTAATTGATGGCTCTGCACGGGTGCTAACGATTGTTAGGGAATCATATTGCTTAAGTACTTCCGCAAAATTGCCGATTGAGATATGATAGCAGGCGATAACCAGTGGATAACTGGAAATAGCCCAGGTTACTACTCAATAAAAACCGGAGAGAAAAATGGGAAAAAGGGTTTTGGTGACAGGCGGGGCCGGATTCATCGGGTCGCATACCGTGGACCAGCTGGTTCAACGGGGAGATACCGTCCGGGTTTACGACAACCTCAATCCACAGGTACATGGAGAGCAGGCCAAAAAGCCTGAGTACTTGCACTCGGAGGCAGAATTCATCAAGGGGGATGTTCGCAACCGGGACCATTTAAAGAAAGCCATCGAAGATGTAGATCTGATCATTCACGATGCCGCAGAGGTAGGCGTGGGTCAATCAATGTATTCTATTGACCAATACGTTTCCACAAATGTCCAGGGCACGGGAGTATTATGGGATATCCTGGTCAACGAAAAACATAAGGTTGAAAAAGTTCTCGTTGCAAGTTCCATGAGCCTTTATGGAGAGGGTTCTTACCAGTGCCCGGAACATGGAAAGATTAGTCCCAAACCCAGACCAGAGAGTCAACTTGCAGAGGGGAAGTGGGAAATGCTTTGCCCGGAATGTGAAGTGCCTGTAACTCCTGTCCCTACAGATGAGAATAAAGAACTGGACTGCACATCAGTCTACGCACAAAGCAAAAAAGATCAGGAAGTGTATTCACTGATGATTGGAAAAGCCCATCAGATTCCCACTGTAGCCTGTCGTTATTTTAATTGTTATGGCCCACGCCAATCGTTAAATAATCCTTATACTGGTGCGGCGGCTATCTTTTGTTCTGCGATCAAGAACGATTCTCCACCTTTGATTTATGAGGATGGTCACCAACGCCGTGACTTTATTCATGTTCGTGATCTGGTCCGTGGAAAACTTCTTTTGCTGGATCATCAGGATGCGAATTACGAAATTTTTAATATTGGAACTGGCAAGCCATCTTCCATTTTGGATCTGGCGGAAACGCTTATCGAGCTTTGTGGAAAAAACTTTTGTCCCGATGTGATTTATAAATTCCGCAATGGTGATATTCGAGATTGTTATGCCGACATCTCCAAGATAAAAGCCCTGGGTTTTACACCTGATTTGACCTTGAGGCAGGGGCTTGAAGACCTGGTTGCCTGGAGTGACAATCAGCATGCGGTTTCACGGGTTAGCGATGCTCATCAAAAACTGGTTGATAAAGGCCTGGTGCTGGAAACTCAACCGGTTGCCAGTAAGTAAATACTGTTTTTTCCCCACTCTCTTCGGACTCCCCAGGAGAGAAACTATTTCTGGATTTTGAAAAATGACCCAACGTCTTATTTTAGGCGGCATTTTGTTTTTCCTTTTTCTACTGCTCACACCTCTTGGTATTTTCAATGATTGGATTCCTCCAGCGACTCATAAAGGCTATTACGCTGTAACAACCATTGATGGTGGGGACGATGCTGGCTACTATGCCTACCTTCGGTCGGTTTTTTTTGATGGCGACCTTGATTTTTTTAATGAGCTTCATTATGTCCATTCAGAAAAATTCATGCCAACCGGTTATGTTTTCAACAACTGGCAAATGGGCCAGGCCCTTGTGTTTTTGCCGTTTTTTCTCGTCGGTCATTTGTTGGCACTGCTTTATCAGGGGTTGGGTTACCCAATATCGGTAGAGGGTTATTCGGCACCTTATTACATCTCTACCGCTGTGGCTTCGGTTACTTTTTTATTTGCTGGATTGATTCTGGTTTTTAAAACCCTGCATTCTTTTATTGATAAACGGTTTTCCTTACTTGTAACGCTGTCCATCTGGTTGGCTTCTCCACTTATCTATTTTTCATTCATTCGGCAGCGAATGTCCCATACCGTAGAGTTTTTTTTCGCCGCGGTTTTGATTTTTGCCTGGGCCCATTTCCGCCCTCTTGCGAGGGAGGCAAATAGCAATGACCCCGTGGGCCGAGATGCGCCTTCAAACGCAGAAGAAGGCCGGGGTCAGTTGGTGCTTCGCTTTGCCGCTTTAGGAGCTATTCTGGGTTTCCTGGGCATGACAAGGGTGATTAATATTGCTTTCCTTGCCTTGTTTGCGGTGGACCTGATATGGAGTTTTCGCGGTGACTTGAAATCGAGCGCCAACGTTAAAAAAATTCTGCTGTTGGGAGGAGCAGGGTTAGTAGGGTTTTTTCTGGTCATGCTCCCACAGATTGTTTGCTGGTACCAGTTGAACGGGGTGCCTTTTCCTCCACGTCATATGAAATACGCAGGGGATGGATTGTCGGGAATCTCCTTATTGCCGGTGTTGGAAAAGTTGTGGGATCTTTTCTTTTCAGCTAAATGGGGTTTAATGTTTTCCATGCCATTGGCTGTGGCGGGTATGGCAGGATTATTTCTAAAAAATGAATGGCTAAAAGAATTACGACCCGGGTTGTTGGCTTATCTGGCCGGAATCCTGACTATTGTAGTTGTATATCCGGAAGATTCAGCTTCATACGGGCATCGGCATCTGATTTCGGCGTTACCTGTTTTTGCGCTGGGACTGGCTAACCTGTTGCGTCGAATTTCAGAAACAGGATCCAAGTGGGGAGTTTGGGCTGTCAAAATAGGATGTTTGTCGGCGGTACTGGCACAATTTATCATGGTCATTCAATATAAGGTTGTCTTGCCTTATAACCATCCCGAATTTACCTTGAAAGCACTTGCATCAACGCCCGAATTGATTTCCAGCCGTCCTGATTTGTTATTGAGATCATCCAATTTTTTTAAAGTTTTATCACTTCAATTTCCACAAAACTGGAATTATCTGGATGGATTATTCCTTTTAGTATTCCCTGCTTTTCAACTGATGGGATTGGCATTTGTGTTGGTTTATTTTAAGTTAATAGGTCAGGGGTCCTTCTTTCAAATCAGGTTTCTTGACCCGAAGTTCATTCTGGGCAAGAGTATAATCGTTAGTATTATTTTGCTGGTTACTGTCATGATCGCTGCCCCTGTAAAAACCCGGTCTGAAATAAACTCCAGAATGGAATATCAGGAAACAGTTAAAAAGGCAGAAGCTCACGTGAGAAGTCGTGAAATAGATAAAGCTCGTGCTGAATACAATCAGGCTGTGAAAAAGATCCCTCAGTCCTGGAAACCTTATTTGATGATCGGGCAGACTTGGCAAGCTCAAGGCAGGATCGATGAAGCAAACCGATTTTATCTAAAAGCGTTGGATTATAATCCAGATGATAGTCCGACTCTGGTATTATTGGGAAATAATTTGAGGCGACAAGGCAAAGTTGAAGAATCAGAAAAAGTTTTACGTTCTGCTGTTCGCGCATGGCCGTTAAATTTAACTGCTTATGACTCCCTTGCCCAACTCCTGGTGTTTCGTGGCAAACGTGAAGAAGGCATAAAAATGTTCAAATACGCGCTTCAAATCAACCCTGATTATGGGCCCAGTCATATAAATTTGGCTATGACTTATCATTCGCTAAATCAGGAAAGAGAGAGCTTGCTTCATTTAAACAAGGCTCTAAGTCTTGGCATGAAAGGCCCCGTAATTGACCGAATAAAATCGATAATCCTGAACAAACCAGGTAAATCATGATTGACGAAATTGATTATTTCCCTCGTAGGGACCGCCACAATAAAAAGAAAAAAGTGGACTCGGGATGGGGAGATCTTAAAAAAGAAAAATCAGAGCAAGATGCAAAAACTCAGCCTGATAAGAAGAAAGCTATAAATAAGCCTTTTTCAGAGAGTGAATCAAAGGATCAATAGCATTTTGCCTGTATGGGCAAAGGTATTGAAATTTTCGAAGTGACAGTTCTCTTCTTGGTCTGAGAACCCCTCCACTGTTATAATATCCAACTCGTTAAAATTTATTTGTACACAGGAGCCGAATGATGATGGACAGCCCTTTTTCGTTTTTTAGAACTGTATTGTGTTTGTTTTTACTGAACCTTTTATTATTCCCATCGCTGGGATTTTCGAGCGTGATCGATGAAACGCTAAAAGGGGATGAAAATGTAGTGGAGGGTAAACTTGAGGAAGCTGAAAAGCATTACGCCCGAGCGCTTGAAATGGACCCGGATAATTGGCGCATAATGCGTCCACTGGCCGAAGTCCGTTTCCAATTAAAAAAGTATAAAGAAACCAAGGAACTGGTTGATCGTATATTGGCTATGAAAGTATCCAAATTAAAAATCGTTAGGGTTACGATGAAAGATAGTAATCAAACATTTGAAGCAGAAATTATTGATGAAAATGTTATTCCTGCTGATGATGGTAGCAATAATATGAGGAATTATTTGGATGGCGAAGGTAAAAAAGTTACTCCTCATTACCGACTCTTCAATCTCGATAATAGGGAAATGCTTCTCGTCCCACATGATGCCGCAAAGATAAAATATCAGGCAGTTCCTACCAGAGACTATGCTTATACTCAGGAACTGCATGCCAAGGTAGAAAATATTTTGATCGCTCAGTCAGAGCCTCTGGGTCCTGTTGAAATGATAGCTCTCAGAGGTGGTTGTTTCAAAATGGGGAGTGATAAAGGTCACGCTGTATCAGAGGAACCGGTCCATGAAGTTTGCCTGGATCCCTTTGAACTGGATAAATATGAGGTAAACCAGAAGGACTTTCAAACAGTGATGGGGCACAATCCCTCAAGGTTTAAGGGTGCTAAACGGCCTGTCGACAGCGTAACCTGGCATGAAGCTGAAGAGTATTGCAAAAAATCCAATAAACGATTGCCGACCGAAGCGGAATGGGAATTCGCCGCACGTGGAGGAACCAATACAGAATTTTACTGGGGCGATGAGTTTGATCCCACCAAAACCAATTTCTGTGACAGCAATTGTGTGATGAACATACGAACGGCAAACCTGTCAGATGGTTATCCGAATACTGCTCCAATAGGTTCTTTCCCGGCAAACCCATTTGGTCTCCATGATATGGCTGGTAATGTTAATGAATGGGTATCAGACTGGTTTGAGATTCGGTACTACAAAAATAGTCCGAGGAACAACCCTAAAGGAGCCCCGCGCTCCAATCCATCAGACCGTCGTGGCGGAGGAACACAGAAAGTTTATCGGGGAGGTGCCTGGAAAACCGAGGTGAACAGTCAACGGACAGCCTGGCGAAAAGGTTTTGAAACGGACTATCGGCTGGATGGCACAGGATTCCGCTGCGCTCGCTAACCCACTAGGCTGGGGGGCAACGGCAATATCTTGTTGCAGCTTCTAAACCTTGTTGGCGGCTTAGTAAGGCCGAGGGAATTATTGCTTGCCTGGAGGGGTTATTGCTGGTTATCACCGGGCATGGCCCGGAGTTCAGACTTTAAAATTTTCCCGGTCGCTGTTTTTGGCAGGGATTCCATAAACTGGAACTTGTCCGGGATCATGAAGGCCGGCAATTTTTCACGGCATAATTCTTTCAGCTCCTGCTCATTGGTTCGTGTGCCTTCGCGCAATGCCACGAATACCTTTACTTTTTCGCCAACGCGCTCGTCGGGGATTCCTACTGCAGCCACTTCGATGACTGCCGGATGATTCATCAAAGCGTTTTCGATTGCCAACGGTGAAACATTTTCTCCGGCTCGAATGATCAGGTCTTTAATCCTGCCTGCGGAAATGAACAGCCGACCCTTTTCATCCATATGCCCGAGGTCACCGGTTTTCAGCCACCCATCGGCTGTCAGTGTTTCTTCTGTTTCTTTTGGTTTTTTCCAGTAACCCTGCATCACTGTTTCGCCGCGAACCCTGATCTCGCCAACTTCTCCTTGCGGCACAGGTTTTCCGGCGTCATCAACAATTTCCAGTTCTACATTTGGCAGGATGGGTCCGACTGAACCTGCCACACTGCCATCTTTCATCGTATTCACGGCGATTACGGGGGAAGTCTCGGTCAGCCCATAGCCTTCAATGACTGTCACACCAAGTCCTTCTTCGACTTTTTTTAGCAGAGCTTCGGGAAGAGATGCGCCTCCGGAAATGCAATAGCGCAGGGAAGAAATATCATAACCCCCTCGGGCATAAAGTTGTACCAGGAACGAATAAATGGTGGGAACCAATGGCAGAATGGTTGCCTGATGCCGGGATATGGATTCTAAAATAGTTTTAGGTTGAAACTGTTTCAGCAAGATGAGTGTGGCCCCTGAGCGAAGTAATACCAAAGCCATAATGTTTCCGAAAGAATGAAAAAGGGGCAGGGCAACGATAACCTTGTCATCACAGTTAAAATGCAGGTGTTGTAAAAATCCGGTGCAATTGGCATCAAACTGTTTTTCTTCCAGCATAACTCCTTTGGGTTTTGCGGTAGTCCCTGAAGTATAAAGAATAACATCTGGAAGGATTTCTTCTCTTTTATGTCTCGTTAGAGAATCACGCGGATCACCCATTACCATAAACTCTTCCCAGCGCAGGGTTCCTTCCCCTAATTGTGAAGGATCAGCAGGACCTGCAAGAATTTTATTGGGAAATAATTTAAAAAAAGGAACGGTTTCAGGTTTGACAAAAGCCGAGTCAACCACCAGGGTATCGATTCCCGCATCTTGAGTGATGTAGACGAGATCCTCCGGTTTCAGCATGAAGTTGTAGGGGATAACAGGAACTCCTTTGACTAACGCGGCAAAATAGGCGACAAGATATTCTTTCTGGTTCAGGCATAGCAGCCCAATTTTGCTGTTTGCAGTAAGTTTTAGTTTGGACAACGCACTTGCAAATCGCTCGATCTGCGAAACGAATTCTCCATAGCTTAGTGTGGTGTCCCCTTCAATTATTGCCGGGTGTTTCGGGTCTTTTTCTGAATGAGATTTTAGATATTGATAAAAGGTCATAATAAAGTTTCCACATTTGGGCAAATAATTTGCCCGGCATTATAACGTATCTTGCCTTAAGGTAGGCATTTGTATCTCACCCGGTAGAGGTGAATATTTAGACACCCAAACTAGTTGTTTTCCAACACCTATAGCCTTGGGGACAAATAGAAGTGGATAATAAATCGAGAAAACTGTTTTCTGCTCAAGAAAGCCTATGCTCATTGCCCGTGGCCGTTGGCCACCAATCTCCTTGGGGGCAAATAGAAGTGGATAATAAATCGAGAAAACTGTTTTCTGCTCAAGAAAGCCTATGCTCATTGCCCGTGGCCGTTGGCCACCCACCGGGCGAAGAATCCGTTGGGCAGGTTCAACCCGGATGATTGATCCGGGATGAACATTTCTCCCGTCTCAAAATGCCCGGATTTATGCGATGAGAAATAGGTTCGCATCATATTTTCCAGCGTCAGGGCAGAAAATCCGGGAGAATGGGTGGTGAACAGCAAAAATGCTGGAGAATCGCTG from Nitrospinota bacterium encodes the following:
- a CDS encoding tetratricopeptide repeat protein, with product MTQRLILGGILFFLFLLLTPLGIFNDWIPPATHKGYYAVTTIDGGDDAGYYAYLRSVFFDGDLDFFNELHYVHSEKFMPTGYVFNNWQMGQALVFLPFFLVGHLLALLYQGLGYPISVEGYSAPYYISTAVASVTFLFAGLILVFKTLHSFIDKRFSLLVTLSIWLASPLIYFSFIRQRMSHTVEFFFAAVLIFAWAHFRPLAREANSNDPVGRDAPSNAEEGRGQLVLRFAALGAILGFLGMTRVINIAFLALFAVDLIWSFRGDLKSSANVKKILLLGGAGLVGFFLVMLPQIVCWYQLNGVPFPPRHMKYAGDGLSGISLLPVLEKLWDLFFSAKWGLMFSMPLAVAGMAGLFLKNEWLKELRPGLLAYLAGILTIVVVYPEDSASYGHRHLISALPVFALGLANLLRRISETGSKWGVWAVKIGCLSAVLAQFIMVIQYKVVLPYNHPEFTLKALASTPELISSRPDLLLRSSNFFKVLSLQFPQNWNYLDGLFLLVFPAFQLMGLAFVLVYFKLIGQGSFFQIRFLDPKFILGKSIIVSIILLVTVMIAAPVKTRSEINSRMEYQETVKKAEAHVRSREIDKARAEYNQAVKKIPQSWKPYLMIGQTWQAQGRIDEANRFYLKALDYNPDDSPTLVLLGNNLRRQGKVEESEKVLRSAVRAWPLNLTAYDSLAQLLVFRGKREEGIKMFKYALQINPDYGPSHINLAMTYHSLNQERESLLHLNKALSLGMKGPVIDRIKSIILNKPGKS
- a CDS encoding SUMF1/EgtB/PvdO family nonheme iron enzyme, producing the protein MMMDSPFSFFRTVLCLFLLNLLLFPSLGFSSVIDETLKGDENVVEGKLEEAEKHYARALEMDPDNWRIMRPLAEVRFQLKKYKETKELVDRILAMKVSKLKIVRVTMKDSNQTFEAEIIDENVIPADDGSNNMRNYLDGEGKKVTPHYRLFNLDNREMLLVPHDAAKIKYQAVPTRDYAYTQELHAKVENILIAQSEPLGPVEMIALRGGCFKMGSDKGHAVSEEPVHEVCLDPFELDKYEVNQKDFQTVMGHNPSRFKGAKRPVDSVTWHEAEEYCKKSNKRLPTEAEWEFAARGGTNTEFYWGDEFDPTKTNFCDSNCVMNIRTANLSDGYPNTAPIGSFPANPFGLHDMAGNVNEWVSDWFEIRYYKNSPRNNPKGAPRSNPSDRRGGGTQKVYRGGAWKTEVNSQRTAWRKGFETDYRLDGTGFRCAR
- a CDS encoding long-chain fatty acid--CoA ligase, whose protein sequence is MTFYQYLKSHSEKDPKHPAIIEGDTTLSYGEFVSQIERFASALSKLKLTANSKIGLLCLNQKEYLVAYFAALVKGVPVIPYNFMLKPEDLVYITQDAGIDTLVVDSAFVKPETVPFFKLFPNKILAGPADPSQLGEGTLRWEEFMVMGDPRDSLTRHKREEILPDVILYTSGTTAKPKGVMLEEKQFDANCTGFLQHLHFNCDDKVIVALPLFHSFGNIMALVLLRSGATLILLKQFQPKTILESISRHQATILPLVPTIYSFLVQLYARGGYDISSLRYCISGGASLPEALLKKVEEGLGVTVIEGYGLTETSPVIAVNTMKDGSVAGSVGPILPNVELEIVDDAGKPVPQGEVGEIRVRGETVMQGYWKKPKETEETLTADGWLKTGDLGHMDEKGRLFISAGRIKDLIIRAGENVSPLAIENALMNHPAVIEVAAVGIPDERVGEKVKVFVALREGTRTNEQELKELCREKLPAFMIPDKFQFMESLPKTATGKILKSELRAMPGDNQQ